A stretch of the Coleofasciculus sp. FACHB-1120 genome encodes the following:
- a CDS encoding Hpt domain-containing protein, whose translation MKRAIAINDFDSLAKEAHHIKGASANVGVEGMQYNAQKLEEMSSHQQLEGGIEIVSALETSLSRIQAWLKEI comes from the coding sequence GTGAAAAGAGCGATCGCTATCAATGATTTTGATAGCCTTGCAAAAGAAGCCCATCATATTAAAGGTGCCAGTGCCAACGTCGGAGTAGAGGGGATGCAATACAATGCCCAAAAGCTGGAGGAAATGTCCTCCCACCAACAACTTGAGGGAGGGATTGAGATAGTATCCGCATTAGAAACATCCCTCAGCCGGATTCAAGCTTGGCTGAAGGAAATTTAA
- a CDS encoding iron-containing redox enzyme family protein, translating into MPTQELSLSPANEIVRLYEQQSLAEHPLFQRLRQEPVNLTAIWIFTMNMNVQGGVSKNFVRWLASLAARIDDNRMRSIVAKQLNEELGEGNFSRIHSVMLQQLVDGLEPWRLENYTEELLAPGREFGQRGEKLFFIQDPYEGVGAFIASEVSALQIDQCLGNEVRRQNAIAPEKLTWITMHEELEVDHVSEVFELAHLIPKSDPKLEAVWRGAQEMRGAIVAFLDGIYSVSFS; encoded by the coding sequence ATGCCAACCCAAGAGCTTTCCTTATCACCAGCAAACGAAATTGTCCGCCTTTACGAACAGCAGTCCCTTGCCGAACACCCTCTTTTCCAACGGCTAAGGCAAGAGCCAGTTAATCTTACTGCTATTTGGATCTTCACCATGAATATGAATGTACAAGGGGGAGTATCCAAAAATTTTGTGCGTTGGCTTGCCAGCTTAGCAGCTCGGATAGATGATAACCGGATGCGGAGTATCGTTGCCAAACAGTTGAATGAAGAACTGGGTGAGGGAAACTTTTCTCGCATTCACAGCGTGATGCTACAGCAGTTGGTTGATGGTCTTGAACCTTGGCGTTTGGAAAATTACACCGAAGAACTGTTGGCACCTGGACGCGAATTTGGTCAACGCGGTGAGAAGCTTTTCTTCATTCAAGATCCCTACGAAGGAGTTGGAGCATTTATTGCTAGTGAAGTTAGCGCGTTGCAAATCGACCAATGCTTGGGAAATGAAGTCCGCAGGCAAAATGCGATCGCACCTGAGAAACTTACTTGGATTACCATGCACGAGGAACTTGAAGTAGATCATGTCAGTGAAGTTTTTGAACTCGCTCATTTAATACCAAAATCCGATCCAAAGTTAGAGGCTGTATGGCGAGGCGCACAAGAAATGCGCGGTGCGATTGTAGCTTTCTTAGATGGCATCTACAGTGTTTCTTTTTCTTAA
- a CDS encoding PhnD/SsuA/transferrin family substrate-binding protein, protein MRRRHFLWYSLILITSCTAASNPNDRDSPSNARNFPEKLRFTVTDIPSLEELQRNYGGLRMALEEVLETKLEFVPVETYIAAAAALQSDQLDLVLTGPSEYVIMRARTNAVPVIGITRPNYHAAICVSANSKIESVAQLKGKKIAMWQLGSTSGYLGPTKFLIDAGLDPKSDLKILMLGSQGLPALKKGEVDAWGGSTVKYEKFLQDEGLSESELPLIVKGPLLPHDLFVASSKLAPEFVKEMSDRAIKNQDKLIQSLLSVEEGKYKGSQIVPANDADYNMIREVYKAIGQGSFVQ, encoded by the coding sequence ATGCGACGACGGCATTTTCTTTGGTATTCCCTAATATTAATCACAAGCTGTACCGCAGCAAGTAACCCTAATGATAGAGATTCGCCTTCAAATGCCAGAAATTTCCCTGAAAAGCTCCGATTTACAGTAACCGATATTCCGAGCCTTGAAGAGTTGCAGCGTAATTATGGGGGATTGCGGATGGCACTAGAGGAGGTACTGGAAACGAAACTTGAGTTTGTCCCCGTTGAAACATACATCGCCGCTGCCGCCGCCTTACAGTCAGATCAGCTGGATCTTGTTCTCACAGGCCCTTCGGAATATGTAATCATGCGTGCCAGGACAAATGCAGTTCCTGTCATCGGCATCACTCGACCAAACTACCATGCCGCTATCTGTGTCTCTGCTAACAGCAAGATCGAGTCAGTAGCACAGTTAAAAGGTAAAAAAATTGCCATGTGGCAGTTAGGCTCAACCAGCGGTTATCTGGGTCCCACCAAGTTTTTGATTGATGCTGGATTAGATCCTAAATCTGACCTAAAAATCCTCATGTTAGGAAGTCAGGGACTACCTGCCTTGAAGAAAGGTGAGGTTGATGCTTGGGGAGGGTCTACTGTTAAGTATGAGAAATTCCTTCAAGATGAAGGTTTATCTGAAAGTGAGTTACCGCTAATCGTGAAAGGGCCACTTCTCCCCCATGACTTATTTGTTGCCAGTAGTAAGCTCGCTCCTGAATTCGTTAAAGAGATGAGCGATCGCGCAATTAAAAATCAGGATAAACTGATTCAAAGTCTTTTATCCGTCGAGGAAGGTAAGTACAAAGGCTCTCAGATAGTTCCGGCGAATGATGCTGATTACAATATGATTCGCGAGGTCTATAAAGCCATTGGGCAAGGTAGTTTTGTTCAATAG
- a CDS encoding ATP-binding protein yields MSIAKKIGYGYSLAIGIAVLGTTIGLISGDYYEKKAQKQLIIAEKQQNLLSDLENAVGELRAHPQRLVTVLGEPIWFDYETAKFFTSVNRSETILSEFHSFIDSYPDSLAAKPTDLKALLKGYKTNIESYTQLIKLLWRQIDPANLKTEEISVAQQKFLNSITSTTATNIIVSFDRLAESLTRLEETAESQQIEAKNKLRQAETLRLQIIVGSMMLSVAIAVALAIITARAIARPLEAVTQVARAITQESNFDLRSPVTTEDEVGSLATSLNCLVQWVGEYTHELELARQTLEERVEQRTEELTQALQELQQTQSQLIQTEKMSSLGELVAGIAHEINNPINFIYGNLEHANVYTQELLNLVHLYRQQYPHPTPLLQHEIEAIDLDFLTEDFSKILSSMKMGTERIRQIVLSLRNFSRLDESEMKPVDIHEGIENTLLILNHRLKQGIEVIKEYEDLPLVECYPAQLNQVFMNIISNAIDALEETKSKNEKQEEAEAINKGFLIQNQNITTKNSQILIHTERLNSNYIRVRIRDNGFGIPLEIKDKLFNPFFTTKPVGKGTGLGLSICYQIVEKHKGKIDVISEFGQGTEFAIALPIKTHN; encoded by the coding sequence TTGAGTATAGCCAAAAAAATTGGTTACGGTTATTCCTTGGCTATCGGCATCGCGGTTTTAGGAACAACGATTGGTCTAATTAGTGGAGACTATTACGAAAAGAAGGCTCAAAAGCAGTTAATAATTGCCGAGAAGCAGCAAAATCTCCTTAGTGACTTAGAAAATGCTGTTGGCGAACTGCGAGCGCACCCACAGCGGTTGGTTACTGTACTAGGAGAACCAATTTGGTTTGACTACGAAACTGCTAAGTTTTTTACAAGTGTTAATCGGAGCGAGACAATATTATCAGAGTTCCACTCTTTTATAGACAGCTACCCCGATAGTTTAGCCGCAAAACCTACAGATTTAAAGGCTTTATTGAAGGGTTATAAAACCAATATCGAATCATACACTCAGCTAATTAAGTTGCTCTGGCGGCAAATCGATCCAGCTAACTTGAAAACCGAAGAAATTTCGGTAGCGCAGCAAAAGTTCTTGAATTCTATCACAAGCACAACAGCTACTAATATCATTGTTAGTTTTGACCGATTAGCAGAGAGTTTAACTAGGCTGGAAGAGACAGCAGAATCTCAACAGATAGAAGCAAAAAACAAGCTTAGGCAAGCCGAGACACTAAGGTTGCAAATTATTGTTGGGAGTATGATGCTGTCAGTGGCGATCGCGGTGGCGTTGGCGATTATTACGGCTCGTGCGATCGCTCGTCCCCTCGAAGCAGTCACTCAAGTTGCCAGAGCCATCACTCAAGAATCTAACTTTGACCTCCGCAGTCCAGTTACCACTGAGGATGAAGTAGGGTCATTAGCAACCTCTCTAAATTGCCTGGTACAGTGGGTAGGAGAATATACTCACGAACTAGAGTTAGCTCGTCAGACACTAGAGGAGCGAGTAGAACAACGAACCGAGGAACTGACTCAAGCGCTCCAAGAACTCCAACAAACCCAATCTCAACTCATTCAAACTGAAAAAATGTCCAGTTTGGGAGAGCTAGTTGCAGGTATCGCTCATGAAATTAATAACCCCATCAATTTCATCTACGGTAATCTAGAACACGCGAACGTTTATACGCAAGAACTGCTTAATTTAGTACATCTCTATCGGCAGCAGTACCCTCACCCTACCCCTCTTCTTCAACACGAGATAGAAGCAATTGACTTGGACTTCCTTACGGAAGATTTTAGCAAAATCTTGTCTTCTATGAAGATGGGCACTGAACGTATCCGGCAAATTGTTTTGTCTTTGCGAAACTTCTCCCGGCTGGATGAATCTGAGATGAAACCAGTCGATATCCATGAAGGGATAGAAAACACGTTGTTGATTCTCAATCACCGTCTTAAGCAGGGAATTGAGGTAATCAAAGAGTATGAAGATTTGCCTCTCGTTGAGTGTTACCCAGCTCAACTCAACCAAGTATTTATGAATATTATCAGTAATGCAATTGATGCTTTGGAAGAGACCAAGAGCAAAAATGAGAAGCAGGAAGAAGCGGAAGCGATAAACAAGGGATTTCTCATTCAAAATCAAAATATAACCACCAAAAACTCGCAGATTCTGATTCACACGGAACGGCTCAACTCTAACTATATTCGAGTAAGAATTCGAGATAATGGTTTTGGAATTCCTTTAGAAATTAAAGACAAGCTGTTTAATCCCTTCTTCACAACAAAGCCAGTAGGTAAAGGCACTGGCTTAGGACTCTCTATCTGCTACCAAATCGTTGAAAAGCACAAGGGAAAAATTGACGTGATTTCGGAGTTTGGGCAAGGAACAGAGTTTGCGATCGCGTTGCCGATAAAAACTCACAACTAG
- a CDS encoding DUF4079 family protein, which translates to MNLPSFLWLWKIAAWSMGLSLLAYLLLGVSGSWMFAARQQRSSQPRWLRPFHYATGAILVALVLLLLAIGIVGTLGHYGSLAHSAHWIAGWAVVVLVLLSAGSAILINPNRAWARSVHIATNLVLFVGLAWVSLTGWSVVQKYLP; encoded by the coding sequence TTCTCTGGCTCTGGAAAATTGCTGCTTGGTCGATGGGCTTGTCGCTGTTAGCCTACCTATTACTGGGAGTCAGCGGCAGTTGGATGTTTGCGGCTCGTCAGCAAAGAAGTTCGCAACCGCGATGGTTGCGTCCTTTTCACTACGCCACGGGCGCAATTCTGGTGGCTCTCGTCTTGCTGCTACTAGCTATTGGGATTGTCGGCACGTTAGGTCATTATGGCAGTCTCGCTCACTCGGCGCACTGGATTGCCGGTTGGGCGGTGGTGGTATTAGTGTTGCTCTCAGCGGGAAGTGCCATTCTCATTAATCCCAACCGAGCTTGGGCGCGTTCGGTTCATATTGCAACCAATCTGGTGCTATTCGTGGGATTAGCTTGGGTTTCCCTAACCGGCTGGAGCGTGGTGCAAAAGTATTTACCTTAG
- a CDS encoding PAS domain S-box protein: MTNLTNELLLGNKKVESEVPILQQSEQLLLQSQELFELAVLGANDGLWDWNLETNEIFFSARWKNILGFTEDEMQNNFDEWKKKVHPDDLEQVLATLQAHFDGSTAYYESEHRLLHKDGTYRWVFSRGGLVRNASGSPYRIAGLNTDITKRKQAEETQQEREKQLQDIIDNSTAVIYVKDKESKYILINRRFENLFNVTKEDIKGKTDSYIVSPEAAEIVMANDQKVLAAKTEICWEENVLYEDGLHTYVSLKFPLYDRAGFPYAVCGISTDITDRKKAEESLRKSEAQLREKTIQLEQTLQKLQQTQSQLIQSEKMSGLGQLVAGIAHEVNNPVNFIYGNLVHANQYTQDLLNLLSLYQQYYPHPVPEIQDEIEAIDLDYLVEDLPKILTSMKIGTDRIRQIVLSLRNFSRLDEAGMKAVDIHQGLDSTLLILQNRLREKEGRSAIQVIKEYGNMPDVECHAGQMNQVFMNILNNAIDAVDNYNKNRKHSGIITISTFLKDEDGSMKDETDSSIDSPSRGKQRYANIPHPSYVVIQIKDNGSGMTADVKNRIFDPFFTTKPVGQGTGLGLAISYQIVVEKHRGVLKCFSEPGQGTEFWIEIPIQYPS; the protein is encoded by the coding sequence ATGACCAATCTAACAAATGAGTTATTGCTTGGCAATAAAAAAGTAGAAAGTGAAGTTCCAATTTTACAACAAAGCGAACAGTTATTACTTCAGAGCCAAGAGCTTTTTGAGCTGGCTGTTCTAGGAGCTAACGATGGACTCTGGGACTGGAATCTCGAAACCAACGAAATCTTTTTTTCAGCACGCTGGAAAAATATACTTGGCTTCACGGAAGATGAGATGCAAAATAACTTTGATGAATGGAAAAAAAAGGTGCATCCTGATGATTTGGAACAGGTATTAGCCACCCTTCAAGCTCATTTTGACGGCAGCACGGCCTATTACGAATCAGAACACCGCTTATTACACAAGGATGGCACCTATCGATGGGTTTTCTCTCGCGGAGGTTTGGTGAGAAATGCTAGCGGTAGTCCCTATCGTATCGCTGGCTTAAACACTGATATTACCAAGCGTAAGCAGGCGGAAGAAACACAGCAGGAAAGGGAAAAACAGCTACAAGATATCATAGATAACTCTACAGCAGTAATTTATGTCAAGGATAAAGAAAGCAAATACATTCTGATTAACCGCCGATTTGAAAATTTATTCAATGTCACGAAAGAAGATATAAAAGGGAAGACTGACTCGTATATAGTTTCCCCAGAAGCGGCTGAGATAGTTATGGCGAACGATCAAAAAGTCTTAGCAGCCAAAACCGAGATTTGCTGGGAAGAAAATGTCCTTTATGAAGACGGCTTACATACCTACGTTTCGCTCAAGTTTCCTCTGTACGATCGAGCTGGGTTTCCTTATGCAGTCTGTGGCATTTCCACTGACATCACAGATCGCAAAAAAGCAGAGGAATCACTGCGGAAATCCGAGGCTCAGTTAAGAGAAAAAACAATCCAGCTAGAGCAAACTTTGCAAAAACTGCAACAAACGCAATCCCAACTAATTCAAAGTGAAAAAATGTCTGGTTTGGGTCAATTGGTTGCTGGTATAGCCCATGAAGTTAACAATCCAGTTAACTTTATCTATGGCAATCTTGTTCACGCTAATCAATATACTCAAGATTTACTAAATCTCCTGAGTCTTTACCAGCAGTACTATCCCCATCCTGTCCCTGAGATTCAAGACGAGATTGAAGCTATCGACCTTGATTACCTCGTTGAAGATTTACCAAAAATATTAACTTCAATGAAAATAGGGACTGATCGAATTCGCCAAATTGTGTTATCTCTACGCAATTTTTCGCGCCTGGATGAAGCGGGCATGAAGGCGGTTGACATTCACCAAGGGTTAGATAGCACTCTATTAATTTTGCAGAATCGGCTGAGAGAAAAAGAGGGTCGTTCTGCTATTCAAGTTATTAAAGAGTATGGCAATATGCCCGACGTTGAGTGTCATGCTGGACAGATGAACCAGGTATTTATGAATATCCTCAATAATGCTATTGATGCTGTTGATAATTACAACAAAAATCGAAAACATTCTGGTATAATTACCATCTCTACCTTTTTGAAGGATGAAGATGGAAGCATGAAAGATGAAACAGATTCTTCCATTGACTCCCCATCCCGTGGTAAGCAGCGCTACGCTAACATCCCTCATCCTTCCTATGTAGTGATTCAGATTAAAGACAACGGATCTGGAATGACGGCAGATGTGAAAAATCGTATTTTTGATCCTTTTTTCACGACTAAGCCAGTGGGTCAAGGCACAGGTTTGGGGCTAGCTATCAGCTATCAAATTGTGGTTGAAAAACATAGAGGAGTGTTGAAGTGTTTTTCAGAACCCGGACAAGGAACTGAGTTTTGGATTGAAATTCCAATTCAATACCCTAGTTAA
- a CDS encoding AI-2E family transporter, with product MNRAFSPLQQFLITWLLVLTSGWVTILALRYVGELISILLTAGLIAFFLNYAVAVLQTFLPRSLAAILVYLIAALTLVLIALTVVPPVFNQGRQLVTNLPSLLESGQQQLAAFQAWSAEHNLPFDVRILASELLARVQAQAQAIATRGFGLVLGTFNWFFDLILILVISFYMLIDGERVWRGLTSIFSPKIKDGLTESLQRNLQRFVSGQVLLGVFMAATLSLAFWALHVPFFLVFAVFIGLMEIIPFIGATLGIATVVIVVAFINWFQALQVLAVAIALQQIKDNLVAPRIMGNLTGLSPVIIFVSLLLGAKLGGLLGVILAIPLTGVGKSLAEIVLDPILPPQTGSFFHNPFAKEVVIEVEKQKGITTN from the coding sequence ATGAATCGTGCCTTTTCACCCCTCCAACAGTTTCTAATCACTTGGCTGCTCGTTCTGACAAGCGGTTGGGTGACGATTTTGGCTCTGAGATATGTGGGTGAGTTGATTAGCATTTTGCTCACCGCTGGACTGATTGCCTTTTTTCTCAACTATGCGGTTGCCGTTTTGCAAACTTTCTTGCCCCGGAGTCTGGCAGCAATCTTAGTTTATTTGATAGCCGCCTTAACGCTGGTACTCATTGCCCTGACTGTAGTGCCGCCAGTGTTTAATCAGGGGCGGCAATTGGTGACAAATTTGCCTTCGCTGCTGGAGTCTGGACAACAGCAATTAGCTGCCTTCCAAGCTTGGAGTGCCGAACACAATTTGCCGTTTGATGTGCGAATTTTGGCTTCTGAGTTGTTGGCACGAGTCCAAGCGCAAGCCCAAGCGATCGCTACCAGAGGTTTTGGCTTAGTATTAGGCACCTTTAACTGGTTTTTTGACTTAATTCTGATTCTCGTCATTTCGTTTTATATGCTCATTGATGGTGAGCGAGTTTGGCGGGGGCTGACGAGTATTTTCTCACCCAAAATTAAAGACGGTTTGACAGAATCACTGCAACGAAATTTGCAGCGATTTGTGTCGGGTCAGGTGTTATTGGGTGTGTTTATGGCGGCTACTCTTTCCCTCGCATTTTGGGCATTACACGTGCCATTTTTCCTGGTATTTGCGGTTTTTATTGGGTTGATGGAAATCATTCCCTTTATCGGAGCAACTTTAGGAATCGCCACAGTTGTGATTGTGGTCGCGTTTATCAATTGGTTTCAGGCGCTGCAAGTCTTAGCCGTAGCGATCGCACTTCAGCAGATCAAAGATAATTTGGTCGCCCCCCGAATTATGGGCAATTTGACAGGTCTATCGCCAGTTATTATCTTCGTCTCTCTCCTCCTCGGAGCGAAATTGGGAGGATTGTTAGGGGTGATTCTGGCAATTCCCTTAACAGGTGTGGGAAAAAGTCTTGCCGAAATTGTTCTCGATCCTATACTGCCACCCCAAACCGGATCGTTTTTTCATAACCCCTTTGCCAAGGAAGTCGTCATAGAAGTAGAGAAGCAGAAGGGAATTACTACCAATTAG